The sequence CGGTTCACCCTTGATCGGTGACGAACAACTCCGAAAATGTGTGTTGGAATTCTCAACATGGAGTTCTTGCTTCTTGAATGTAGCCTCCATCAATGATCCTGTACCTAAAGTCTTCCTAACTTCGCAAGGGAGTGGTTATAAGCCTTTCGGAACATTCCTACTGTGCTCCTCTTCGGGTGGTTCTTGCATTGAGGACGCTGATGCCATTTTGCAACTATTGGTGGAAACCAGCTCTCAGTGTGTTCAAAATCCAGTTCCGAATTCAGGGACTCAGTTGTTTGATTACGGAAAGATTTTGAATGATCTCAAGACCAAGGCATTGTTTAGAGATGTCTTTGAGTTGGTTGAAGAGGATAGAGTTCCACTTAATGCTGGAATTAAAACACAGTTGGCAGCAATATTAGGCGTTCTCAGCTCACAGGTATCAAACTTTCAACATGAATATCTGATTTGATGATAGATTTTGGGAAATGGTTTCCGCACAAACCTGTGTATTTCTATCTCTTGATTCtcctttgatttatttaatccaAAGACTAGAAATAAACACGGGTGTGCAGGGGGAGAATATGATTTTGCGGAAATCACATCCCATGTTTACTTCTAGCTACTAACTTTTCTCTCAACTCCTTTTGTAAAAGTCATTGCAGCAGCAACAACCCCACATAAAATTCGAGAGTCTGATAAAAAAGATGGTCAATCACGAACGTAGACTAGCGATGCAGAAGACGAAGGATTACAGCTCCTTCTTGAAATTGAATGAGGTTAAAAAGTACATGGCCAACATGGAATGGTACAAGAAGGAGTCCAAAGACATGGGAATTGGATACTATGACAGGTACAGAAACACGCGTTACCCGAGTGACATTAATGCCGATGAGTTCAAGAAGAGGCTGTCAATTTATTGGCATGACACGGTTACTGAAGCTGAGAGCAAACCACAGAAAGAAGGAGGCGCAATGCGTATCCGTTTTCTTTATGGTGGAACGAATTACAGAAGGATGATCGAACCGCTTCACATTGCTGAGTACTACAGGGAAGGTGGAAAAAATTACAAAGAGAAAAGGCCTCGACATTTTGTTCTTTTGGAGCAATGGTTCAATGAGgaggagaaaaagaagagggaaaagaaagagagggaaGAAAGGGAGAACCCGCAACAGCGCAGCGCAAGCAAGTCCAACCCAAAAGCGAACAGTGTGGCTTCTAGTCTGAATGATGATTCTTGTTTTTGGGTGCACGTCGAGGAAGCACTTATCTTGTGCGACGAACTAGCGAGTAATCCACATGCCAAGCAAAAGCTGATCGAATTTGAGTGTTACGTGCTGGATACGCTCAAGAATTTCGCAGTGACACCTGATATTTTCTTGCCGCAGAGCAGCTTCATGCGATGGTGGAACAAGTATAAAGAGATTGTGGGAAGTAGCTACTCCTCAGAACTCACAGAAGTCATGAAGCGTCACACTTATCGCAGGTATGCCGATGGGGTCTCAGTTCTTGCTGGTCTATAATCCAAGATAATTAAGTTTTAAGCAATCAATTAAATCAGATAAAGCAAGATAAGTTTTGCTGTATTCATCACGATCTTCATAGAGAGAGACGTGCAGTACTTGCAGGACTTGTTGGTGCTACTACGTTTGAATATTTTTGTTTgtggtttctttttgttttgggcTCTAGCATCTAGCTCTCTTGTAAGAAAAATAATGTGTGGGGGAGTTGTTTCAGTTATATTGTTGTAATTTCCACTTCATAAAAGTAATGACGTTTGTTGTATtttgatttcactaagtttgagaACTACCCTAATCAGCATTTATAATAAGTTGAAATTTACGTTTGTCGTGGTTTACGTTGTATTACTCTTCATATAAACCTATCAAGTACAAAAGCAGTAAATACATATTTTAGCCAAGTGACTAAGTGTGGAACTGGGATTCAAAGCTAAAGTAGAATTACTTATGTATCCCATAATGTATACCTTCTGATGGCTTTTCACATAGCACGCAACGTGTGATTAAGGAACAAAATGGTATACACCTCGAGATAGGTAAGTCCATCAGCTAGTAAATTAGCTTGATGTAATGTAGTCACGTGACGAGTAAGAAACGAAGAAATGAGTGTACAGCTTGGGACACAGTACATATATATAGTAAAACTACATGTATGTATGCTTTGGGTGAGGCCGGCCAAGAgggatctccatttttttttcaaaaaataggaATTAGTTGTGAGACTCACTCCACATCGAGCTTCAACGGTCTGAACCGTTTATTTATTAAGAAGAAATTAGGTTATCATCATtccttttgctactccattaattaaaatcctattttttttcaatttttgatcaaagtccttgggtattaataacatcattaattatttcaataataaaatatttttttatttcttaatatattcatttaatgttaaaaatgttacaattagtatatttatatttatgactaaagtTTTtaccatatatttttagttttagtttgtacccatttttaatttgtaattcttttttaatttgtaccaattttcttttcagttttaatttgtacccatatattaatttctttttgtgcccatattttttaaagtttatttgtatttgtacccatatattttttttatttgtactttttattttgctaaatgtacccatgctaattatatgtacccattcatgtaaaactttttaatcttaaaatgtactcattcttaaatataccaatttgttatatgtaaaatgtaccttttttatatatataaaatttattcaatttttttctaatctatttttaaacttatatgggtacattcttttttctttgattttaaaatgtatccatgtcaagtttaatcgaagaaatttactaatgttattaagcctaatatctttttttttttttatgattttgaagaatgtacccatgttttgatacaataaattttttggttaattttgatgaatgtacccatgtttatatatatacacacacacaatagtatatttatattttaatatttttaatcccacaaattatggtttttttatttaaaatctcatttatataaacaactaaaatttctaatttttaatttaaaaaatatagtaacatacatagaaataaattatcatattaatttcagggacctagataaaaaattaaaaactaataaggtttcaatcaaagaatattcataattaagggccgcatccaaagtctccctttttaaatcttgatttatagatcattcttgcaaaaattcaagtccgaaaccatttgctaatttaattatcacgataaaattttaatgttttattAGAACAAAACGTTCGTCAgctctttgaactcaattagatgccttaaatattttcgatttggctaatattttacaaaattaatcTGGCACATCCTGCCTCCACCATAGCAaaatattgttcgctttgggtcATGCCCTCACGGATTTGTTCTTGGGCTTCCACCCAAAACGCATCATGCTAAGAAgagatgagcatgtacatataaagcCAGGGACCAACCTTCACCCAaccgatgtgggatcttacaaccCACCCCCTTAGGGAGACCGATATCCTCGTCGGCACATCCAAGCAGACGGTGAGTCTGGCTCTGAttccaaattgtcacatctcgccTTCACCGTAACaaaatattgtctgctttgggccacCCTTCATGGATTTGTTCTTGGGCTTCCATCCAAAACGTTTCATGCTAGGAAGAGacgagcatgtacatataaggccaATGACCAACCTTCACCCCACCGATATGGGATCTTACATAATCTATGAaatgaaacttaaaaaaaatacacaattcaaatctttaaaatttgatatggTGCCTTTCCCTTAAAATGAGGTAGTGATTTAGATAGACCATGTCAATTTGCCATGCCAAATATTAGGAAAGTAGAGTGTAGACATGGGAAGAAAACCCAGCTTAGATATGGGACCCACAGGCACATGCAGTTCTCATCgatctcaataattttcaacaaacctttagagcaagtccaccggagtGGTTTTTGCCCAGCACCCTGTCCAAATAACAAGCTGAGGGACAGGGAATTCACTTCAGCTCGTCGGGCTGCCTGGCACACAACCCATGCCAGTCAACAAATTAGCCCATTTTTGACAGACCCAAGAGCCGGCCTATTTGGCTGGCGCGTGGACTGCATGCGCGCTTGGCAGCGAGTAGAAGACAAGCCGGCAGGCGCTGTTAGCCCACTTGTGCTGCAGCAACGTGGCTCGCTTagagccgttggatttccaacggtaacaaaaatttaaattttacttttaaactgGACCTTtcgatcacagatcaacggtccacgttttaTCCCCCTCCCCAAAAAAAGGGTCAAACGGTCAGATTTATAgccgttggccacgtggcagatcatgggctcttggatttgaatatttttcaaatccaacggtccagattaattaactacattaaaattaattaaaaaaaattaaaaagtattttttttctataaatacctaaccctcatcttccaccttacaccacatttcaatattttctacactttctacactttctataaatacctaaccctcatcttccaccttagcggaaatctattcacaaaatagtacgttcggataatgacacgtggcgtgacgagattggttaaaaatcccaTCCGaaataaaactattttatttttgtattcttttagaaaaaatttaaaaatattttaaatgggctgggtgccagcgcattttgtaggggtggagatcgtttgtgccagcgcattgttttaggggtggagatgcattggcctattactgttcattggagtatattactgttcactgaagtggataaatgggctgggtgctggcacaaggtccttaggggtggacttgcgcTTATGTTTTGATTCGAACAGTCTCCCACTTTCGATTCTTCCAGTCCTACTGCAATTGTCCTTTCGTGCTTTTTGCTCGGAGGGCAAGGAGCAATTTTTACTCTTTACTTTATAAGTTTAACCgcccattaaaaaaataatttttttttgaaaattaaaattggttttcagaattttcttttcaatttttgattttCAAACGAATCTTATGATGTTTATATGGGCAAAATACATtaacgtgtgcatgaacaaagAGGAGCACGTCGAAACCGAGAAAaagtctaaatttttttatgtggTTCAATATCTTAGTGAATGAAGCGTTAGATTTCTACCCATGCATTCTGGATTTGaaatcctcccattttttaaattattataataatttgaaCATCTCCTAATAATATGGTACGAATTTATTGCTACCGTAATATTccaatcaaacaaaacaatgaCATGTGTACATTTTTCAATACGTGACACTGACATTGTATAGTTAAATTGATCAAGGTGCTATGTGGAAGATGATCATCTCCAAATCCATTTTGTGGGAATCCTAGGGATTCTCACATCATagccattcatcgtacatcgtgcttGTCAATTTTCGTCgtgtactatttgtgtttaattttaaataaaaaaagtcaaatgatttctgaccacacACGATGAATGACTAAGATATGAGGATCCTTAGGATCCGGATAGAATCCAAATCCGTACTACATGACGATAAAattgttctatataaattgCTCTCTAAAATTAGGTCGACATCGTCCTTTTTTAAGTTGGATACAACACACAATTAGCCCTTGGATTCGAAAATACAATTGGATCGTCGTCATTTATACGATTTAATGGAACACTAGTCCAAATTGGAGTGGGGCCCATTTCCTTTCCAATAAAATAGCCACGTTGATGTTGGACTGTTGGATTAGCGACGTTGATGAGCTTTTAGTGCGCTATTTAGCTTTAACGTTGCATATGATCCATCACGTGACGAACAATATACGCGCCAGATACAACGTTGTAACTTTTAACCTTTCTCCCCATTATCCACCTAATTATCTCAGCCTCCATTTTATGACAATTTAATATCTACAATCTTTTGCTAATAGTTGGGGGGTTTTCTTAACTAAGATGTTTGTGACTCTCTAATGTATACAAAATTGTACAAGATTAACCACAACCGTACAATGATGACTGAACTCTGAGTTCCCAAAGTGGACCACACTTAGGTGATTCTGGAGAAATTTAGGTGCAATTGTCACACTGTCAAATAATGTTAATCAggtttaataataaaaaaattagtgttGTCGAACCACAGCTATACTGGAGGAAGAAAGTCCTCGTTAAAGGAGGGAAAAGTTGATATTGGTGTCACGCTCGACCTTGTCGAGGGGGATGAAGGTGCGGTAGGTTTAATACTCGAATTAACCAAAGAGTGATGTTATCTGCACACCTTCTTTTAAGTCTCACAcactccttgttaatttatgtcacaTGATCATCTTTAATTCATTAGATTCGATGACCAATTATTGAGAGTTGTGTGTGAAAGATAAAAAGAGGTTAGCAACACCCTTAACTAGAGGTGGTAAATCAACATGTTGGGTTGTTAATGGTTACTCATTAAGACTCATTTAGTTTGATTTCAGCTTACACCATTATCACCATCACAAACCCTACCTCTATATTATGATGATATCAAATTAAACGAGTCTTAACGGGTACTCATTAACAACTAAATGTGTTTATCTCCACCTTTacacttgttgatgcacaaaatcgggtcgatcttggaccaacgtaaatccgaccgtgaatcacataaacgcacaagaacacaaagatatatcgtggttcacctcaagttgaggctacgtccacactggtgTTGATTCCGTTTCACTATGTAAATGAATGTTGAATATACATGGAGGCTATAGAGGCAGTGTTTACTCTCTTTGCTATTCTGTTTGCTTTCTCGTTTCCCCTCTGTCTGTTTCCATTTCTCTTTAAGTGAGTGTGAGGGagccattttataaaataagggtttccTCCCATCTTACATGAATCATGGGCTAAGTAATGAAGCCCAAATACTGagacccaatatatggtacaacataagtcccccaagtcttcagtcaagagagtcttttggctggagacttcaaattcaatccatgtgcaGGCTGAAATGACTAGATGTCGTTCAGAACTAGTACTCGACATAAGACGGTGCTTAACATGAAGCAATAATCAGCTAGAGGTAGCacacgttgcgaggctgctcgactAGAGGcaatgctcgcggcgaggcggttgcttggCTGGAGGCGGTGCTGGTTACGAGACAGCTCAACTTGTGGCATTCTTCATTGCGAGTATGCACTAAATGTCAGTGTGTGCTCATTATGAGTTAACTTTCGACATGACTCGGGTCCACTTGTCGAGTTCGCATATTGGGTCTATGTGTCAAGTCCGCGGATCAGGTCTATAAGTCGGGTCTTTGAGTCGGGGCCATCCGTAGGGTCTTTGAGTTGGGTCCGTAAGTCGAGGTTCGAGCTCAAAGGTGTCCAATCTCGTAAGTGCCCGAATGAATGGGTGTCCAAGCACATAGGTGTCCAAATGAGCGAGCGTCTGAGCAAGTGGGTGTCTAAACGAGCGAGTGTCTAAGCAAGTGGGTGTCCGGTCAGACAAGAGATCATCGTTCGAACTAAATCTTTGTCACCATAAGCATGTGGCTCATCGATCTATAAGTTGATCAGTAACAATGTTGATCAACGGAGTCCTGGCAATAAATAATAGTATAAGCATGAATGCAtaattaataaatcaatcaCAGAGTTTGGCAAAAGTATAATGTCATACTATGCAAATTGTGTGGTAAATGACTTGTTTCATATGTGACATAGTTAATGACATCACAGTATCACTAGGCAATGAATAAATATTGCATAAGTAATTGCCTAAATATGTAGGTCATTAGTGAAATATGATAGAAAGCGTACTGAGCATACGTGACTATTGTAGCATGTAATCTTAATATAATGACAATGGGAAGACACacaatatattatataaatatattttcattcAAATAATGAGGATATCTAATTTGGTCAGACCATGCCACTAGCTATAGTAATTGTGGGgtgataaaataataaaaataaaggtATGTGGTATAGTGGGTGTAAAGAATAAAGAGGGTTTTAGGTGGATTTGATCAGTAGTCatgttgaaaataaataaaatatttaaataatgaaTTCAGTGTTCATGAATGATTAAAGCTGGCAAGACTAAGGACAAGTGGTCTTGTAATAAACATtacataataatataaaatattaatagacAATGACATTGAGAAAACATAATGATGGGTTTCTTTCATGGCCGACAATATCAAAGGgggataataataaaattattataagcAAGCTTATCTTTTTCCTGGTTTTCCCGTGGGTTTTTTTCAATGGGATAGTGGGTACATGTCCTCGTGAAGAGCTACAAGGCACATCAAAGCTTGGAGCTTGAAACCCATTTGGGATTTTGAGTTTGTGTATAAGTAAAAGTGAAGCAGGAAAGCAAGAAGGTGAGCAGAATGGTGAAGTTGGTGAACTTCGCTATGGATCCAACGGCTGAGAAACACTGAGGCTCTATTTTCTCATGCAGGTTTAGTTTGTAACAGTGATGCTTATGTTCTAATTTAGCTCTCAAGATCTGCACAGAAAAtgtagagagatagagagagagagatgcggTGGTGGCTATGTTTCCATCGTTGCTGCCGTGATGGGGAGCTGGAACAGAAGACATGGGTTTTGCAGTGATTGTGCAGGTTTTTGGTTCTTAGGTTTctacagattcacggtggaggttgtgaggtttgatgaaaaaatgaaagagaaccaacatagcttttcgtgtcgtttcccacagacggcgccaaatgttgatgcacaaaatcagtgaggactgtggtacaacagaaagtgttaagtttgtgaccttagctagattgctccggtcactagtgtggataagtatgtaaatggatagagacaaggaatcaaactcaagatgtacgtggttcatccagattcgctacgtccacgaagtataTGAGTTCTCTTTAATTGTGAAagatttacacaagtacataggttcaagctctcatttagtgagtactagtgaatgatttagtacaaatgacattagggattattatgggagaatgatctccttttatagaagagagtttctagttttgttctggcCTTGACACATGTCATGCTATGATTggcctttgatgttgacacgtgtcgtcctgtgattggcctcttggtgttgacacgtgttacgctgtgattggcctcctagtttgagggaaactcttctgggtccttgatggtataacgttgaccagtgcttggtagtttcgagattgatcaagtatggtacaaacaacactTAACCAAATAATGACGAAAGGTTGACATTTCATATCGTCTTCTTTCATAAGCTTGATAGTCATAAAATAGAAATAAGGATCCTCTTCGAAttatctttgtgaggatcccgagGATTCATGAACTGtgtccattcatcgtacatcgtgcaatcagaaatcattttaaattttattatttaaaattgaacacaaacagtATTTAACAAAAACTGGCCGCaagatgtacgatgaacgaacacgattcaCAAATTTTAGAAATCCTCATGAAGAGGCTTCAGATTCATAAAATATTGTATAGATATGTGTTAGACCAAAAGCGAGGTAATTACACTACACGACAATGTGacattcaaattgaaaaaatactcATTACTCTCAAGTCTAAAGAACACTTAGCTACACTCAATCTGTATCGTGACATGGATAATGTTTTtcacacctatttttactttcTACATACCTTGGTTAAGTTTTggtcattgattttttttttcaattcataacagaAAATTAAGAATGATgggtgaaaagtaaaaataaatatgtgaatagcactaccATGTGACAATCCTGAAATTAAACTTTTCCACATTGCAATGCATAATTAGTCTTTTTATGCAGTTAGATAACTTTAGGGTTTACGTGTGATTAATTGAACTATAACATGAGGTGATAATGAATTACTTATCCACTTAACTCGTCAATTATACAACTAATTTAATACTTTACTTAAATGCAAGTGACGTCTACAGTACTAGGCTCGGTCAATGTATGATTGACTTTATACAATGTCACAGTCATAGTGGTATTGAAGGAATTCGGATCCTCACCGGATTTTCTTTGTAAGGAGCTTGAAGATCTGTGAATCATATccattcattgtatatcgtgcggtcataaattattttaaatatttttatttaaaattaaatacaaacagtatCTGACAAAAACTAACTGCACAATGTACGATTAACGGACACGATTTACAGATTTCCATTAACCTTACCGAAATGATCCGGAGATGGActcagatcctctccggatcattTCCGTGGGGATCCTTCTGACCTATTAATCTCATCCGTTGATACTAATCCAACGGCCAAATGAGTTTCGcgtcttttctctcttttctcccttACGCTCTTCCCCTCAACCCTTCATTCTCCCTCAATTCGAAGCACCCGACCCGCTGCCACCATGTTACGAACTGGATTTGAACCAGCATCCCAAAATTCCCCGGAAAACTTCCATTTATATTCTGATCGTGACTATGGTCTTCCAACCCAGCAACCCCCAACCTCCCCTGCTGCAAATTGAATAAAGTCCGAATTCAAAGGACCTACAAAAATATCACTAAACGTACTGCAAAAATTAAAGATTCAGAGATAAGAAATACAAAAGTTAACAAGGAATTTAATTGGGGTGGGCTGGGGCTGAAGAAGATTGAGAAGATGCTGGTGTGGCGTTGGTGGGTGCTTCTAAGTGAGAGGAGAAAGATGAAGAGtcgagggaagagagagagaaagaggtgaAAATAATTTGGCCGTTGGATTTGTCCCAACGGTTGATATCAATCGGTCAAGAGGATCCTTACGGAaatgatccggagaggatctgagTCCTCCGGAGATGACCAAGTTGGGTATTGAAGGGCAGAAAAGTCGTCCTCACCCGCTCCATAAAGTAGGGGTATTTCCGTCATTCCATGTGCCTTGATCCGAAGTTCAACCCAAAATTTAAGTGGGCCGTCGATTACTCCTAAGCACGATTCCCGTGATTGACGGTGGATAGAGTGCCGCGTGGTTACTCCCTTCCCCACTCTGTCTACCCCCGGTAAATCCATCTCTTCTACGAGGGCACGAGACCTcactctctatttctctctctctgtctttccTCCTCTGAGCTTCCAAAATGCTCATTTCTTCCTTCCGGCTACCGCCCGCCAGCTGAAGCAGTTGCAGAAGCAGCAGCAGCCACAGAGAGAAGCTGAGCATGGCGGCATTCCTCATTGTCCTCCTCACATCTCTCTACTAGCTCTCACCACCCTCCCCGGCGCCGAATCCCGACTCTACACCAACTACTACCAAAAATCGTGCTCGAGATTCGCTCAAATCGTCCAAGACACCGTCACAAATAAGCAGATCATGAATCCTACCACCGCCGCCGCCATTCTCCGCCTCTTCTTCCACGACTGCCTCGCCAACGGCTGCGAGGCCTCCATCCTCCTCTCCTCCACCCCCTTCAACAAGGCGATGGAGAAGCTCGGCGTGTTAGGGATTCAGACCGGAAGGCGGAGAGAGATTAGGCACAGGTGTCGATATCAAC is a genomic window of Malus domestica chromosome 09, GDT2T_hap1 containing:
- the LOC103428588 gene encoding senescence-associated carboxylesterase 101-like, translating into MNDHISSAGLELANVLVTSLPLHQSWNAVLDQKQKLPPAADPNQKMALDISETKHSNTTIISFLTSPVTLHDQQAMVSFTPKNADFSLFEFLCGKNTPSFSINELAINFFKLNLTNLDIWRKKLVESSKSSRIVITGHSFGGAVATLFTLWLLQSLDLSKAKRPLCITFGSPLIGDEQLRKCVLEFSTWSSCFLNVASINDPVPKVFLTSQGSGYKPFGTFLLCSSSGGSCIEDADAILQLLVETSSQCVQNPVPNSGTQLFDYGKILNDLKTKALFRDVFELVEEDRVPLNAGIKTQLAAILGVLSSQSLQQQQPHIKFESLIKKMVNHERRLAMQKTKDYSSFLKLNEVKKYMANMEWYKKESKDMGIGYYDRYRNTRYPSDINADEFKKRLSIYWHDTVTEAESKPQKEGGAMRIRFLYGGTNYRRMIEPLHIAEYYREGGKNYKEKRPRHFVLLEQWFNEEEKKKREKKEREERENPQQRSASKSNPKANSVASSLNDDSCFWVHVEEALILCDELASNPHAKQKLIEFECYVLDTLKNFAVTPDIFLPQSSFMRWWNKYKEIVGSSYSSELTEVMKRHTYRRYADGVSVLAGL